One Campylobacter concisus DNA segment encodes these proteins:
- a CDS encoding adenylosuccinate lyase, translating to MNITQTLESLSILTDSDALFCELRALISKNFTKTLANKDKIISFYEESEIPQRKCFLKFIKKLYEKQGNELDVTFAKYKTIKLSLVQRNALTNIYNIDIDFFNDEMIFTLNNTPRAFASYILQNFKGNESKFDEKNHKFSLKIKKDSDFDLIEEIISRREHLKFIVNFNYNEVKFKEFKRNYKIQNSAKFKSRFSALANLLEENFEILGCSNNDSFEAVRDSYLALAKIYHPDRHSNKSESIKNEYNTKFKKIQAAYEALKPFFKNQENFIKVG from the coding sequence ATGAATATAACCCAAACTTTAGAATCTTTAAGCATTTTAACCGATAGCGATGCTCTTTTTTGCGAGCTTCGCGCACTGATAAGTAAAAATTTCACAAAAACCCTAGCAAACAAAGACAAGATCATCTCTTTTTACGAAGAGAGCGAGATCCCGCAACGAAAATGCTTCTTAAAATTTATAAAAAAACTCTACGAAAAACAGGGCAACGAGCTTGACGTGACCTTTGCAAAATACAAAACCATAAAACTATCTTTAGTGCAAAGAAACGCCCTAACAAACATCTACAATATCGACATAGATTTTTTTAATGACGAGATGATCTTTACGCTAAACAATACTCCAAGAGCTTTTGCTAGCTACATTTTGCAAAATTTTAAAGGCAATGAGTCTAAATTTGATGAAAAAAATCATAAATTTAGCCTAAAAATAAAAAAAGATAGCGACTTTGACTTGATAGAAGAGATCATTTCAAGACGCGAACATCTAAAATTTATAGTAAATTTTAACTACAATGAAGTCAAATTTAAAGAATTCAAGAGAAACTACAAGATCCAAAACTCAGCCAAATTTAAAAGTCGCTTCAGCGCTTTGGCAAATTTACTAGAAGAAAATTTTGAAATTTTAGGCTGCTCAAACAATGATAGCTTTGAAGCCGTAAGAGATAGCTACCTAGCCCTTGCTAAAATTTACCACCCAGATAGACACTCAAACAAGAGCGAAAGCATCAAAAACGAGTATAACACTAAATTTAAAAAGATCCAAGCAGCTTATGAGGCACTAAAACCATTTTTTAAAAACCAAGAGAATTTTATAAAGGTAGGATAA